The Drosophila mauritiana strain mau12 chromosome 2R, ASM438214v1, whole genome shotgun sequence genome has a segment encoding these proteins:
- the LOC117135455 gene encoding uncharacterized protein LOC117135455 — protein MVVYIALKILLGLSSLLNPVQAVIKDDIYGLIGLVPTQLNGSPLDFDKWTKDISLSLNEEQQQRVAWNIPWSDILETQKSPQDLQSHINTGNPFKLKLWMSFYWHLRRFRLLNEILLSNFALELRNLKSNHPDQWNNNLQNMLQSLPRPLRLLVKTSRLCLEHKKELFYITAGNQLELGANSNCSIWEVKEENKEHWLRLVNVCDDKSYFFITMLSQGASHVLFSAPNYVAKAFCVLKARPAEGAGCIVVKFL, from the coding sequence ATGGTCGTTTACATTGCGCTCAAAATACTTTTGGGCTTAAGCTCGCTACTAAACCCAGTTCAGGCGGTAATTAAAGACGATATCTATGGACTGATTGGACTTGTGCCTACACAATTAAATGGAAGCCCTTTGGATTTCGATAAGTGGACTAAAGACATCAGTTTGTCACTGAATGAAGAGCAGCAACAGCGCGTGGCATGGAATATTCCCTGGTCGGATATTTTAGAGACACAAAAATCACCGCAAGATCTGCAAAGCCATATCAATACCGGAAATCCCTTCAAGCTGAAGCTTTGGATGAGCTTTTATTGGCACCTTAGACGTTTCCGTCTTCTGAACGAGATTCTTCTCTCTAACTTTGCCCTGGAATTGAGGAACCTCAAGAGTAATCATCCAGATCAGTGGAACAATAATCTCCAAAACATGTTGCAGAGTTTACCAAGACCTCTGAGGCTTCTGGTGAAAACCAGTCGCTTGTGTCTCGAACACAAGAAGGAACTTTTCTATATAACTGCTGGAAATCAACTGGAATTGGGCGCCAATAGTAACTGCAGCATTTGGGAGGTTAAGGAGGAGAACAAGGAACACTGGCTGAGGCTCGTGAATGTCTGCGATGATAAGAGCTATTTCTTCATCACCATGTTATCACAAGGTGCATCACATGTCCTGTTTAGTGCGCCTAACTATGTGGCAAAAGCTTTTTGTGTGCTAAAGG